The following is a genomic window from Hymenobacter monticola.
GTGATGCCCACGATGTGGCCGCGTTTCTGAGCTTTAAAGTGCGGCACGGCGGCCTTGCAGAGCAGAAAGGTGCCCTTCACGTTGGTGTCGAAAATCCGGTCCCATTCGGCGGCTTCGAAGTGCTCCAGCTCGTTGAAGGAGCCCACGCCGGCGTTGCAGACCAGAATATCGAGGCGGCCGTAGTGGCGCAGGGCTTCCTCTACCACGTACTGGGCGTCTTCCTCAATGGAGACGTCGGCGGCAATGCACAGGCCCTGGGTTTTCTGGGTGAGTTCTTCCAGCTCGCCCTCGCTGCGGGCCACGGCCACCACTTTGGCGCCCTGCAGGGCCAGCAGCAGCGCAATGGCCCGCCCGATGCCGCGGCTCGCGCCGGATACAATGGCTACTTGGTTAGTGAGGTCGGTCATGGTGGCGGGGTGTTCGGGTTCGTTCAGGAAGTTACCGCTGAGGTACGCGGAGATTACGCGGAGGTACGCTGAGGTTCTTCTAGGCCATTGACTTTGCGGATGATGCCTTCTTTCACTCTTGGAACGTTGAAGTTGATGAGCAAGCCCAACTTGTGTCCCGACAGTTTCAGGTAAGTCAGCAGTTGCATGTGATGCACTTCCAGAATGGCATCGATGGATTTTATCTCCACTACAACGCGGTTTTCCACCAGCACATCCATACGAAAGCCAACATCCATACCCACGCCTTTGTAGGTCATGGGCAAGGGCACCTGGGTTTTCACGTCGAGTCCAATAGCTCGTAGCTTATACACAAGAGCAGTTTCATATACCGATTCCAACAAGCCCGGTCCCAACTCGGTATGCACTTCAAAAGCAGCCTTTCGAATTAGAAAGGAAATATCATTCTCATGCATAGCGCTCTGCGTGCCTCTGCGTTAAAACTCAGCGTACCTCAGCGGTAACTTCCCGAACAAGATACCTCACTACTTCCGCAACTCCAGCACCCAGGCCGTGTGGGCCGGCACGTTCAGGGTCTTTAGGTCCGAAACCGTGGCGCCGCTCACCACCTCCACGCCCGACGAAAATCCGTCGGTGCGCTCGGCAAAGCGGTTGCCGTCTACCTTCTTAGTTTCCTTGGTGTTATTGGCAATAATCATCACGCACTCGCCCGCGTCGTTGTAACGGAAATAGGTGTACACGCCATCCTGCGGGATAAACTGCATCAGCTTGCCGCTGCTCAGCACGGGGTGATTTTTGCGGTAGTTGGCCAGCTTGCTGATGTAGTCGAACGCCTCGCCCGCCTGGCCGGGGCGCGACACGAAGTAGTTGGTCTTGTCGCCAGCCCAGCCGCCGGGGAAGTCTTCGCGCACCTTGCCGTCGGGATTCGAGAAGTTCTTCATCAGCACCTCGGTGCCGTAGTAGAGTTGGGGCGTGCCGCGCAGGGTGAGCAGCCAGGCCATGCCGGTCTTGAATTTGTTGAAGTCTTCGCCAATCACTGAATAGAAGCGGCTCATGTCGTGGTTGTCGAGGAAGGGCACGTTGCGCGTGGCGTCCACGTACAGCCAGTCGCCCTGCAGGGCGTGGTAGAGCTTGCTCAGGTCGCCGTTTTCGGTTTTCAAAGCATCCAGCACCGCAAAGCAGACCTGAAAATCAAGCACGCCCGGCAGGTTTGATTTGA
Proteins encoded in this region:
- a CDS encoding SDR family oxidoreductase; amino-acid sequence: MTDLTNQVAIVSGASRGIGRAIALLLALQGAKVVAVARSEGELEELTQKTQGLCIAADVSIEEDAQYVVEEALRHYGRLDILVCNAGVGSFNELEHFEAAEWDRIFDTNVKGTFLLCKAAVPHFKAQKRGHIVGITSDVAKRTFAHGTAYGASKFAQDAVLASLRKEVRPHGVKVSTIYPGLVDTYFNDTTPGSPEAEKTHLRPADVAQAVRYVLEAPAHVLVDELMLHPLTQEW
- a CDS encoding GxxExxY protein, with translation MHENDISFLIRKAAFEVHTELGPGLLESVYETALVYKLRAIGLDVKTQVPLPMTYKGVGMDVGFRMDVLVENRVVVEIKSIDAILEVHHMQLLTYLKLSGHKLGLLINFNVPRVKEGIIRKVNGLEEPQRTSA